One window of the Actinomycetota bacterium genome contains the following:
- a CDS encoding NAD(P)-binding protein: MAEKKVFIVGAGLAGLCAAITARKLGYEVHCVDKYNRVGGMPGAHPFVDSTPFDTGLMSRFLGVPIGEPQVRPCENFDVYAFGKLCRLNPAYSMLCNVERGPRRTAIDRYLHDIAVEMGVTFEWGNPVRSQKDLAQFPPNTIVATGPYRESFDALGIPHETAYGYVLSSRYRPRGAPSDASRVAIYFDHYTKDYCYLPSSNGIVAGLFFARRPVGKKHRDVWERQLLETEGVEFKTWHEERGYFASRYPGQPRLFAGNKILAGTLAGAQDPGTYFGCHGAMVSGKIAAIALEDKATAQEMFDLCNRSFNRMWFLRRVAINYAPEATRGVALTTAIGAVARSDLLGRMQGLSLRRMIPGFLLLERMDRYARYIDI; the protein is encoded by the coding sequence ATGGCCGAGAAAAAGGTCTTCATCGTGGGAGCGGGGCTGGCCGGCCTGTGCGCGGCCATAACCGCGCGCAAGCTGGGGTACGAGGTCCACTGCGTGGACAAGTACAACCGGGTGGGGGGGATGCCGGGCGCACATCCCTTCGTGGACTCGACTCCTTTCGATACCGGGCTGATGTCGCGCTTCCTCGGCGTTCCCATCGGGGAGCCGCAGGTGCGGCCGTGCGAGAACTTCGATGTCTATGCCTTCGGGAAGCTGTGCAGGCTCAACCCCGCCTATTCCATGCTATGCAACGTGGAGCGGGGACCCCGCCGCACCGCCATCGACCGCTACCTGCACGACATCGCGGTGGAGATGGGGGTCACCTTCGAATGGGGAAACCCCGTACGGTCGCAGAAGGACCTGGCGCAGTTCCCGCCCAATACCATCGTGGCCACGGGCCCGTACCGGGAGTCCTTCGATGCCCTGGGCATCCCGCACGAGACCGCCTACGGTTACGTGCTGAGCTCCAGGTACCGACCCCGCGGGGCGCCCTCGGACGCCTCGCGCGTGGCCATATACTTCGACCACTACACCAAGGATTACTGCTACCTGCCCTCCTCCAACGGGATCGTGGCGGGGCTCTTCTTCGCCCGCCGCCCGGTGGGCAAGAAACACCGCGACGTCTGGGAGAGGCAGTTGCTGGAGACGGAGGGGGTGGAGTTCAAGACCTGGCACGAGGAGAGGGGTTACTTCGCCTCGCGTTATCCGGGCCAGCCGCGCCTTTTCGCCGGCAACAAGATCCTCGCCGGCACCCTGGCGGGCGCCCAGGATCCGGGGACCTACTTCGGCTGCCACGGGGCCATGGTCTCGGGTAAGATCGCCGCCATAGCCCTGGAGGACAAGGCCACCGCCCAGGAGATGTTCGACCTCTGCAACAGGAGCTTCAACCGCATGTGGTTCCTGCGGCGCGTGGCCATCAACTATGCCCCGGAGGCGACCCGCGGCGTGGCCCTCACCACCGCCATCGGGGCGGTGGCGCGGTCGGACCTGCTGGGGAGGATGCAGGGGCTGAGCCTGAGGCGCATGATACCCGGTTTCCTCTTGCTGGAGAGGATGGATAGATATGCCAGGTACATAGACATCTAG
- a CDS encoding DUF362 domain-containing protein translates to MRELERRRFLGQAGRVAAGLGALYLATAIPGCGGNSDTCPVEVGPQAAPDEIPTPPGPKEIPSGLVVVKGSDSAAMLRRGLEAWGGLGALGVAGRKVLIKVNAAFARPPQDATTTHPELVAEAVRLFLAAGASGVTVFDHILQDLVDQTLERNGIGPAAKAAGAELAFHAVKKPGPSRTVAIPGATALPSTGILEEIFQADIIVSMPKAKHHSGAGLSMAMKNFIGITRDMGNFHHIDLHRAIAEIYTVVRPALVITDATTILLDHGPGGPGTVAAPGKVIIGTDPVAVDSYTCGLFGVAPSSIRYITLGEQLGVGTSDFASLGVREVDA, encoded by the coding sequence TTGCGGGAACTGGAGCGGAGGAGGTTTCTCGGCCAGGCCGGCAGGGTGGCGGCGGGGCTGGGCGCGCTGTACCTGGCCACAGCCATACCGGGATGCGGCGGCAATAGCGACACCTGCCCGGTGGAAGTGGGGCCGCAGGCCGCGCCTGACGAGATCCCTACGCCGCCAGGACCGAAAGAGATACCTTCCGGTCTGGTGGTGGTGAAGGGATCTGACTCCGCGGCCATGCTGCGCAGGGGCCTGGAGGCCTGGGGAGGGCTCGGGGCCCTGGGCGTCGCGGGCAGGAAGGTGCTCATCAAGGTGAACGCCGCCTTCGCGCGGCCGCCGCAGGACGCCACCACCACCCATCCCGAGCTGGTGGCCGAGGCGGTGCGCTTGTTCCTGGCGGCGGGGGCCTCCGGGGTGACCGTCTTCGACCATATCCTGCAGGACCTGGTGGACCAGACGCTGGAGAGGAACGGCATCGGTCCGGCGGCGAAGGCGGCGGGCGCCGAGCTGGCGTTCCACGCGGTGAAGAAGCCGGGGCCTTCACGCACGGTCGCGATACCCGGCGCCACCGCCCTGCCCTCGACGGGCATCCTGGAGGAGATCTTCCAGGCCGATATCATCGTGAGCATGCCCAAGGCGAAGCACCACAGCGGCGCCGGCCTGTCCATGGCCATGAAGAACTTCATCGGCATCACCCGGGATATGGGGAATTTCCACCACATCGACCTGCACCGGGCCATCGCGGAGATCTACACCGTGGTCAGGCCGGCACTGGTGATCACCGATGCAACCACCATCCTCCTGGACCACGGCCCCGGCGGACCCGGCACGGTGGCCGCGCCGGGAAAGGTGATCATCGGCACCGACCCCGTGGCCGTCGATTCCTACACCTGCGGGCTTTTCGGCGTGGCTCCATCCAGCATCAGGTACATAACCCTCGGCGAGCAACTGGGGGTGGGGACGAGCGACTTCGCATCCCTGGGCGTGAGGGAGGTGGATGCATGA
- a CDS encoding 4Fe-4S binding protein, with translation MRTGRRRAVHWTRRTVQALFLALFVLAAWAASYPPAGTMSENLFLRVDPLAAFVAARASSLWLYLLPAWILLGLTVFSGRFFCGWICPLGSFLEMLPSLERRRAASLARLRPRDLSGKPIGEGNLRLRIKYPFLTALLILFLLGVNALWIFDPLVIANRAVVFVLAGGVPIVFIALAVLAVVAGPRFWCQEMCPLGACLSAASMAGSRLPAKASPLALVKDEEACIHCGRCSLVCPFGIVEVADSAKTGRVAIADCALCGECVAACPVEGALSLCSFGAPLQRSGKKRRSRSRGTGIPTQGADHAGDGHDREEETRGAQERRERTMAPVSRRSPLSRTSRRPGTEPKASGNPVSGEDEDTSAPHTARVSGRGGAP, from the coding sequence ATGAGGACGGGCAGACGCCGCGCCGTCCACTGGACGCGCAGAACGGTGCAGGCGCTCTTCCTCGCGCTCTTCGTGCTGGCGGCTTGGGCGGCTTCCTACCCGCCGGCCGGGACGATGAGCGAGAACCTCTTCCTGCGCGTGGATCCCCTGGCCGCCTTCGTTGCGGCGCGGGCGAGCAGCCTCTGGTTGTATCTGCTGCCCGCATGGATATTGCTGGGTCTCACCGTCTTCAGCGGGCGCTTCTTCTGCGGGTGGATCTGTCCTCTGGGCTCGTTCCTGGAGATGCTCCCCTCGCTGGAGAGAAGGCGTGCCGCAAGCCTCGCGCGCCTACGGCCCCGCGACCTCTCCGGCAAGCCCATCGGCGAGGGAAACCTCAGGCTGCGCATAAAATATCCCTTCCTGACGGCACTGCTCATACTCTTTCTCCTGGGCGTCAACGCGCTGTGGATCTTCGACCCCCTGGTCATCGCCAACCGAGCGGTCGTCTTCGTCCTCGCGGGTGGCGTGCCCATCGTGTTCATAGCCCTGGCGGTGCTCGCGGTGGTGGCCGGGCCGCGCTTCTGGTGTCAGGAGATGTGCCCCCTGGGAGCCTGCCTATCCGCGGCGAGCATGGCGGGGTCCCGCCTTCCCGCCAAAGCTAGTCCGCTGGCGCTGGTGAAGGACGAGGAGGCATGCATCCACTGCGGGAGGTGCTCGTTGGTCTGCCCCTTCGGCATCGTGGAGGTGGCGGACAGCGCGAAGACGGGCCGCGTTGCCATCGCCGACTGCGCCCTGTGCGGGGAGTGCGTGGCCGCGTGTCCGGTGGAGGGAGCGCTGTCCCTGTGCTCTTTCGGCGCCCCCCTGCAGCGTTCCGGCAAAAAGAGACGATCAAGGAGTAGGGGAACAGGCATTCCGACGCAGGGCGCAGATCACGCCGGTGATGGGCACGACCGCGAGGAGGAGACGCGAGGCGCTCAGGAACGGCGAGAGAGAACGATGGCTCCCGTGAGCCGCAGGTCACCTCTTTCCCGGACGTCCCGACGCCCGGGGACGGAACCTAAAGCATCAGGGAACCCTGTTTCGGGGGAAGACGAGGATACGTCCGCCCCGCATACGGCGCGGGTATCGGGGAGAGGCGGTGCGCCATGA
- a CDS encoding FAD-binding oxidoreductase, whose product MWVRDIAKDIKERRISGIIFQHEADPKHNRPEDLARAKEMLAEALGEEWVTDDPVILIGYSRDQGPLPAQYPHLVVMPSSTEEVAEVYRVANECKVDVIPMGTGLTTMGLHIPLYGGIIMDLRRMDKILEVDGENMYMVIQPGVNYLMAQIEAQKAKCRVLNPSTAATAGVISNHAFCNINTLASKYGFGIDNIIDMTMVLPDGTILKTGPSAYGAVKAHVPGPGPDMASLFRYAFGQYGTVTEMTLRLYPEAEHIYQIFPAYEKDDLECVIDVLYKVANENLTLELAHMQNSFFGIFVGATNAMASSIAGTFPRNNLFTIFSGTTEEEAKLKAEIIQRVITEIDPEWEFMPVDAVQDLVGELRSVNLDRWQKYFNVTVRVMRVRGSFLIGALIGHLDNFLEAERRMRVETTNQAGHTDDALPPDDASTYLQPYHMGRSAYMEYDLYSNQGDKDDNMRMFMTYMRAMMAGILGEGLVLACGAIPLNKGMPVPLPEGMPSLDDVLPLVMPNSAAFTDAYVAFKKAVDPNNIAARRWDYETGLCKKMSL is encoded by the coding sequence GGGATATCGCCAAGGACATCAAGGAACGCCGCATATCGGGTATCATCTTCCAGCACGAAGCAGATCCAAAGCATAACCGTCCCGAGGACCTGGCGCGGGCCAAGGAGATGCTCGCCGAAGCGCTGGGCGAGGAGTGGGTGACCGACGACCCGGTGATCCTCATCGGTTATTCCCGCGACCAGGGCCCGCTGCCCGCGCAGTACCCGCACCTGGTGGTCATGCCCTCCTCCACCGAGGAGGTGGCGGAGGTCTACCGCGTGGCCAACGAGTGCAAGGTGGACGTCATCCCCATGGGCACGGGCCTCACCACCATGGGCCTGCACATCCCCCTCTACGGGGGCATCATCATGGACCTCAGGCGCATGGACAAGATCCTCGAGGTGGATGGGGAGAACATGTACATGGTCATCCAGCCCGGGGTCAACTACCTCATGGCCCAGATCGAGGCCCAGAAGGCGAAGTGCCGGGTGCTCAACCCCTCCACCGCCGCCACCGCGGGGGTGATCTCCAACCACGCCTTCTGTAACATCAACACCCTGGCTTCCAAGTACGGGTTCGGCATCGACAACATCATCGACATGACCATGGTGCTGCCCGACGGGACCATCCTCAAGACCGGGCCTTCCGCTTACGGCGCGGTGAAGGCGCACGTCCCCGGCCCGGGGCCGGACATGGCCTCGCTCTTCCGCTACGCCTTTGGGCAGTATGGGACGGTGACCGAGATGACCCTACGCCTCTATCCGGAAGCGGAGCATATTTACCAGATTTTCCCAGCATACGAGAAGGACGACCTGGAGTGCGTCATCGACGTGCTCTACAAGGTGGCCAACGAGAACCTCACCCTGGAGCTGGCCCATATGCAGAACTCCTTTTTCGGCATCTTCGTGGGGGCGACCAACGCCATGGCCTCCTCCATCGCCGGGACCTTCCCGCGCAACAACCTCTTCACCATCTTCTCCGGCACTACCGAGGAGGAGGCGAAGCTCAAGGCGGAGATCATCCAGCGGGTGATCACGGAGATCGACCCGGAGTGGGAGTTCATGCCGGTAGATGCGGTGCAGGACCTGGTGGGTGAGCTGCGCAGCGTCAACCTCGACCGCTGGCAGAAGTACTTCAACGTCACCGTGCGCGTGATGCGGGTGCGGGGCTCCTTCCTCATCGGCGCCCTCATAGGCCACCTGGACAACTTCCTGGAGGCGGAGCGGCGCATGCGCGTGGAGACCACCAACCAGGCGGGCCATACCGACGATGCGCTTCCTCCCGATGACGCCTCCACTTACCTGCAGCCCTATCACATGGGCCGTTCCGCCTACATGGAATACGACCTCTATTCAAACCAGGGCGACAAGGACGACAACATGCGCATGTTCATGACCTACATGCGCGCCATGATGGCCGGCATACTGGGCGAGGGCCTGGTGCTGGCCTGCGGGGCCATCCCCCTCAACAAGGGCATGCCCGTGCCCCTGCCCGAGGGGATGCCCAGCCTCGATGACGTCCTGCCCCTGGTGATGCCCAACTCGGCGGCCTTCACCGACGCCTACGTGGCCTTCAAGAAGGCGGTAGACCCCAACAACATCGCCGCCCGCAGGTGGGATTACGAGACGGGGCTCTGCAAGAAGATGTCGCTCTGA
- a CDS encoding 2-hydroxyacyl-CoA dehydratase, translating to MEVRTIVEECLELWRDPYPRLARLGEEGERPVGVFCSYTPEEILHAAGLTPVRLMGAVRAITHADAHLQAYCCSLARTDLDMALAGELSFLEGAVFVQTCDTMMRLSDIWRRNTGFSYHGDLVLPIRMGEEVSLPFLIEEVKRFRRGVEGFLGREIGDDALEESIRVYNRNRRLADRLYRLRASRPGAIDGLSATACLVAGFWMRREKHNELLHGLLEDLEGSEPIGGDGKLPLLVSGSVCTTPDLFELLLELGADVVDDDLCCGHRYFDAFVDESAPPEEALAKRMWERVNCPAKHQCIEDRFQRLVRQVGDSGAKGVVFYLQSFCEPHLFDIPYLRQCLQEELEVPSLVLESELQSFSRGQLRTRLQAFIETISGV from the coding sequence ATGGAAGTGAGGACCATCGTCGAGGAATGCCTGGAGCTGTGGAGGGACCCCTATCCCCGGCTCGCACGGCTCGGGGAGGAGGGGGAGAGGCCGGTAGGCGTCTTCTGCTCCTATACCCCTGAGGAGATCCTCCATGCGGCGGGGCTCACGCCGGTACGCCTCATGGGGGCGGTGCGCGCCATAACCCACGCCGACGCCCACCTGCAGGCCTACTGCTGCTCCCTGGCCCGCACCGACCTGGACATGGCCCTGGCGGGCGAGCTCTCTTTTCTCGAGGGCGCGGTGTTCGTGCAGACCTGCGACACCATGATGCGCCTCTCGGACATCTGGCGCCGCAACACCGGCTTCTCCTACCACGGCGACCTGGTGCTGCCCATCCGCATGGGGGAGGAGGTATCCCTTCCCTTCCTGATCGAGGAGGTGAAGAGGTTCCGCCGCGGCGTGGAGGGGTTCCTCGGCCGGGAGATAGGGGACGACGCCCTCGAGGAGAGCATCCGCGTTTACAACCGCAACCGCAGGTTGGCGGACCGCCTCTACCGGCTGCGCGCCTCCAGGCCCGGAGCCATCGACGGCCTGTCCGCCACCGCCTGCCTGGTGGCCGGGTTCTGGATGCGGCGCGAGAAGCACAACGAGTTGCTGCACGGACTCCTGGAGGACCTGGAGGGAAGCGAGCCGATCGGGGGAGACGGAAAGCTGCCTCTGCTGGTGAGCGGCAGCGTCTGCACCACACCGGATCTCTTCGAGCTGTTGCTGGAGCTGGGCGCCGACGTGGTGGACGACGACCTGTGCTGCGGACACCGCTACTTCGACGCCTTCGTGGACGAGTCCGCTCCGCCGGAGGAGGCCCTGGCGAAACGCATGTGGGAGCGGGTCAACTGCCCCGCCAAGCACCAGTGCATCGAGGACCGCTTCCAGCGCCTGGTGCGGCAGGTCGGGGACAGCGGGGCCAAGGGAGTGGTCTTCTACCTCCAGAGTTTCTGCGAGCCTCACCTCTTCGACATCCCCTACCTGAGGCAGTGCCTCCAGGAGGAGCTGGAGGTGCCCTCGCTGGTGCTGGAGAGCGAGCTGCAGTCCTTTTCCCGCGGCCAGCTCCGCACCCGCCTGCAGGCCTTCATCGAGACCATCTCGGGAGTATGA
- a CDS encoding 4Fe-4S dicluster domain-containing protein, with translation MRKLKVGRRDFLALGMAGAGAVLAHAAWRDTAAGSEPLLRPPGAQDEEAFVTRCMRCQECVRSCMTGCLEPAGREFGTLRLWTPRLNPALAKCEFELCGRACARACPVGAIRRPADGEVRIGTAAVDRSKCIAWNEGKDCLVCYERCSYAAIEADSRGRPRVVAERCVGCGACQNTCVTCPDPAIVVYPPDEAPPAGGGGGGKGERGSRG, from the coding sequence ATGAGAAAACTGAAGGTGGGACGGCGCGACTTCCTGGCCTTGGGCATGGCCGGCGCCGGTGCCGTGCTGGCCCACGCCGCCTGGCGCGATACCGCGGCGGGCTCGGAGCCGCTGCTCAGGCCGCCCGGGGCCCAGGACGAAGAGGCCTTCGTGACCCGGTGCATGCGTTGCCAGGAGTGCGTACGCTCCTGCATGACCGGGTGTCTGGAACCCGCGGGGCGGGAGTTCGGGACCTTGAGGTTGTGGACTCCCCGTCTCAATCCCGCCCTGGCCAAGTGCGAGTTCGAGCTCTGCGGCCGCGCCTGCGCGCGGGCCTGCCCCGTGGGGGCCATCAGGCGCCCCGCCGACGGCGAGGTGCGCATCGGCACCGCGGCGGTGGACAGGTCTAAGTGCATCGCCTGGAATGAGGGCAAGGACTGCCTGGTCTGCTATGAGCGCTGCTCCTACGCGGCCATCGAGGCCGATTCCCGCGGCAGGCCGCGGGTGGTCGCCGAGAGGTGCGTGGGGTGCGGGGCCTGCCAGAACACCTGCGTGACCTGCCCCGATCCCGCCATCGTGGTCTATCCCCCCGATGAAGCCCCTCCCGCGGGCGGCGGAGGAGGCGGAAAGGGCGAGCGCGGCAGCAGGGGCTGA
- a CDS encoding NAD(P)-binding protein, with amino-acid sequence MGKKEGPVYIVGAGLAGLVAAINLAREGREVTVLEKGKRVGGLAIYNPSPHGTPMDAAAMSRYTGIDLEPAMVRMTEGMLVVWGKRFKLKFPPNVQSWMIERGPRKSSMDHYLYRIATEHGVKFEFDQAVVTDRQVSELPRGSIMATGLHGDGFEAAGVPYQPLYGYFAKCRVPWQEARVSFYFDDYTPDYAFTCSVNGIAFALIFNRHRPVARWEMEKFAEQATLEDGYPFKEFLPLGGGAKGGAAAAPTRHLSNPRLFHGDLILAGTLAGVMDPLLFFGMHGAFASGKVAARALSDPAGAYDEFRRLNWTFYPLLVAKRIIDRSPRDLVLKYPMQAALPFMPLFHRFFLRYAFMVNVTGYGRI; translated from the coding sequence ATGGGAAAGAAGGAGGGTCCGGTTTATATCGTGGGCGCCGGGCTTGCGGGGCTCGTGGCCGCGATAAACCTCGCACGCGAGGGCCGGGAGGTGACCGTGCTCGAGAAGGGGAAGCGGGTGGGAGGTCTCGCCATCTACAACCCCTCGCCGCACGGCACCCCCATGGACGCCGCGGCCATGTCGCGCTATACCGGCATCGACCTCGAACCGGCCATGGTGCGCATGACCGAGGGGATGCTGGTGGTGTGGGGCAAGCGTTTCAAGCTGAAGTTCCCTCCCAACGTGCAGTCCTGGATGATAGAGCGGGGGCCTAGGAAGTCCTCCATGGACCATTATCTGTACCGCATCGCCACCGAGCACGGGGTGAAGTTCGAGTTCGATCAGGCGGTGGTCACCGACCGGCAGGTGAGCGAGCTTCCCCGCGGGAGCATCATGGCCACCGGCCTGCACGGCGACGGTTTTGAGGCGGCGGGGGTGCCCTATCAGCCCCTCTACGGGTATTTCGCCAAGTGCCGCGTGCCCTGGCAGGAGGCGCGGGTGTCCTTTTATTTCGACGACTACACCCCCGACTACGCCTTCACCTGCTCCGTGAACGGCATCGCCTTCGCCCTCATCTTCAACCGCCACCGTCCCGTGGCGAGATGGGAGATGGAGAAGTTCGCCGAGCAGGCCACCCTGGAGGACGGGTACCCCTTCAAGGAGTTCCTGCCCCTGGGAGGGGGGGCGAAGGGAGGGGCAGCTGCGGCCCCCACGCGGCATCTCTCCAATCCCAGGCTTTTCCATGGCGACCTCATCCTCGCCGGCACCTTGGCGGGGGTGATGGACCCCCTGCTCTTCTTCGGCATGCACGGGGCCTTCGCGTCAGGGAAGGTCGCCGCGCGCGCCTTGAGCGACCCCGCCGGAGCCTACGACGAGTTCCGCCGCCTCAACTGGACCTTTTATCCGCTGCTGGTGGCCAAGCGCATAATCGACCGCAGCCCCAGAGACCTGGTGCTCAAGTACCCCATGCAGGCGGCGCTGCCCTTCATGCCCCTGTTTCACCGCTTCTTCCTGCGCTATGCCTTCATGGTCAACGTGACCGGCTACGGACGCATCTGA
- a CDS encoding FAD-dependent oxidoreductase, which yields MSGADPIVVIGAGPAGLAATYELRKKGVDVICLEEKDVAGGRARGYNKEGYQFDLGAQFSADLCTTTFRLCEELGMKDAIQDFNFMGAMWRNGKLYPIPATINPREALKHWREIVRFRGLPWRGYPQMARAAFHMLRRRRDFDFETMDPEPVLDLSDISIEEYALRYGGQVALDYVFQPLTASLTLGEPDQVGAAHILGLLMGLMPGLKFLKRGIGSLPAALYEECKDSIRLSTPVNRVVLEGSKVKGVETPEGFMDADAVICTTTATTALRLIPDLPDTLRKPLETVTYSSCIHFIFALKERLLPEGWYAVTFSRNEGSIQPGFADAGGKSPYFAPPGAGLVHCLTWGRRAKELNELPLEELKRMMIKDLQMIVPTMPDEPYMTVAVRWDEAICLDPPGQARAIHHMRKNNYRDVEGLYLAGEYMYLISCVEGALRSGVEAAAEVWGQPRTWDKMAFRENG from the coding sequence ATGTCCGGGGCTGACCCCATAGTCGTCATCGGGGCGGGGCCGGCAGGACTCGCGGCCACCTACGAGCTCCGCAAGAAGGGCGTGGATGTCATCTGCCTGGAGGAGAAGGACGTGGCGGGAGGACGCGCCCGGGGCTACAACAAGGAGGGCTACCAGTTCGACCTCGGCGCGCAGTTCTCCGCCGACCTCTGCACCACCACTTTCCGGCTCTGCGAGGAGCTGGGGATGAAAGACGCCATCCAGGATTTCAATTTCATGGGGGCGATGTGGCGGAACGGAAAACTCTATCCCATACCCGCCACCATCAATCCCCGGGAGGCGCTGAAGCACTGGCGCGAGATCGTGAGGTTCCGCGGTCTTCCCTGGAGGGGATACCCCCAGATGGCCAGGGCGGCCTTCCACATGCTCAGGCGCCGCCGCGACTTCGACTTCGAGACCATGGACCCCGAGCCGGTGCTCGACCTCTCGGACATCAGCATCGAGGAATACGCCCTGCGCTATGGCGGACAGGTAGCCTTGGACTACGTCTTCCAGCCGCTGACCGCGTCCCTGACCCTGGGCGAACCCGACCAGGTGGGGGCGGCCCATATCCTGGGCCTGCTCATGGGACTCATGCCCGGCCTCAAGTTCTTGAAACGGGGCATCGGTTCCCTGCCCGCCGCCCTCTACGAGGAGTGCAAGGACTCCATACGGCTCTCCACCCCCGTGAACCGGGTGGTGCTGGAGGGCTCGAAGGTGAAGGGGGTGGAGACCCCGGAGGGATTCATGGACGCCGACGCGGTCATCTGCACCACCACCGCCACCACCGCCCTGCGGCTCATCCCCGACCTGCCGGACACTCTCCGCAAGCCCCTGGAGACGGTGACCTACAGCTCCTGCATCCACTTCATCTTCGCCCTCAAGGAAAGACTCCTTCCCGAGGGGTGGTACGCGGTCACCTTCTCCCGCAACGAGGGCTCCATCCAGCCCGGTTTCGCCGACGCCGGCGGCAAGTCACCCTACTTTGCGCCCCCCGGCGCGGGCCTGGTGCACTGCCTGACCTGGGGCAGGCGGGCGAAAGAACTCAACGAGCTGCCCCTTGAGGAGTTGAAGCGCATGATGATCAAGGACCTGCAGATGATCGTGCCCACCATGCCGGACGAGCCCTACATGACCGTGGCGGTGCGCTGGGATGAGGCCATATGCCTCGACCCTCCTGGCCAGGCGCGGGCCATCCACCACATGCGCAAGAACAACTACCGGGACGTGGAAGGGCTGTACTTGGCCGGGGAGTACATGTACCTCATCTCCTGCGTTGAGGGGGCGCTGCGCAGCGGCGTAGAGGCGGCCGCCGAGGTCTGGGGTCAGCCCCGGACATGGGACAAAATGGCGTTCCGGGAGAACGGCTGA
- a CDS encoding NAD(P)-binding protein produces MAEVTVVGAGLAGLVAAINCTRNGHRVRVLERFEHVGGDPYIRPAVDVTPMDPERLGDFIGVELEPPYVTPTGEFAVYVYGKRHLIPGSRLYLHSVERGSRSTAIDIYLYEKARELGVEFEMGVDLNSQKDFAELPPNTIVATGLEVEPFLALRRPYQEVYGFIGKTRHEGPPRIMGFFDRYTSYYNYCANVNGVAFALAFDSRPVTGSLRDEWDWQLREWEGMEFESWLPHEGVVATRKITSPCLFAGNKILAGTLAGMQDPFFLFGVQSSLVSGKIAAVAVEDRERAWRLFKSFTSAYRYSWLYKRFFDAQPHLLRNLGLRAAFGLYLARPALLQPAIDIALRSLPGFGRY; encoded by the coding sequence ATGGCTGAGGTCACGGTAGTAGGGGCGGGGTTGGCCGGCCTGGTGGCGGCTATCAACTGCACGCGTAACGGACACCGTGTACGCGTGCTGGAGAGGTTTGAACATGTGGGGGGCGATCCCTATATACGGCCCGCGGTGGACGTCACCCCCATGGATCCCGAGCGGCTGGGGGACTTCATCGGAGTGGAGTTGGAGCCGCCTTATGTGACCCCCACGGGCGAGTTCGCCGTCTATGTTTACGGGAAGCGGCACTTGATCCCCGGAAGCAGGCTGTACCTGCATTCCGTGGAGAGAGGCTCGCGGTCCACCGCGATCGATATCTACCTTTACGAGAAGGCGCGCGAGCTGGGTGTGGAGTTCGAGATGGGGGTGGATCTTAACTCGCAGAAGGATTTCGCGGAGCTCCCCCCTAATACCATCGTGGCCACCGGCCTGGAGGTGGAGCCCTTCCTGGCCTTGAGACGCCCATACCAGGAGGTCTACGGTTTCATCGGAAAGACGCGGCACGAGGGCCCGCCTCGGATCATGGGTTTCTTCGACCGCTACACCAGTTACTACAACTACTGCGCCAACGTCAACGGAGTGGCCTTCGCGCTGGCCTTCGACTCCAGGCCGGTGACGGGATCGCTGCGGGACGAGTGGGATTGGCAGTTGCGGGAATGGGAGGGCATGGAATTCGAGTCCTGGCTGCCCCACGAGGGAGTGGTGGCGACCAGGAAGATCACCTCTCCATGCCTCTTCGCGGGCAACAAGATCCTGGCCGGGACCCTGGCCGGGATGCAGGACCCCTTCTTCCTCTTCGGGGTGCAGAGCTCCCTGGTGTCGGGGAAGATAGCGGCCGTGGCGGTGGAGGACAGGGAGCGGGCCTGGAGGCTGTTCAAGAGCTTCACCTCCGCCTATCGGTATTCCTGGCTCTACAAGCGCTTCTTCGATGCCCAGCCCCATCTTCTGCGCAACCTGGGGCTGAGGGCGGCATTCGGGTTGTACTTGGCACGTCCGGCGCTACTGCAGCCGGCGATAGACATCGCCCTGCGGTCGCTCCCCGGCTTCGGCCGCTATTAG